In a single window of the Pedococcus dokdonensis genome:
- the leuA gene encoding 2-isopropylmalate synthase, translated as MIHPQQPSGMPVAKYVPFQDQIPFALPDRTWPTRVIEQAPRWCAVDLRDGNQALIDPMSPDRKKRMFELLVRMGYKEIEVGFPSASQTDFDFVRMLIEDDMIPDDVTIQVLTQCRDHLVERTFDSIRGAKQAIVHFYNSTSILQRRVVFGLDQDGIVDIALQAARLCRKLEETIPDTTVYYEYSPESYTGTELEFAVRICNEVADVIDPTPDHKMIINLPATVEMATPNVYADSIEWMIRHLERRDSIVVSLHPHNDRGTGVAAAELGYLAGADRIEGCLFGNGERTGNVDLVTLGMNLFSQGIDPQIDFSDLDEIRRTVEHCNQLPVGERHPWGGDLVFTAFSGSHQDAIKKGFEDMERQVASSGKSINELVWGVPYLPIDPHDVGRSYEAVVRVNSQSGKGGVAYLLKAEHQLDLPRRLQIEFSGVVQAKTDSEGGEVSAAELWTIFQDEYLPAVDGAVNSWGRFTPVSHSLISEQGGVDKISASMLDNGQEVVIEGTGNGPIAAFVDALSTLGVDVRVLDYAEHALSAGGDARAAAYVECAVGDRVLWGVGLHSSIVKASLTAVLSAVNRAERIAPTE; from the coding sequence ATGATCCACCCCCAGCAGCCGTCGGGCATGCCGGTCGCGAAGTACGTGCCATTCCAGGACCAGATCCCCTTCGCGCTGCCCGACCGCACCTGGCCCACCCGAGTCATCGAGCAGGCGCCGCGCTGGTGCGCGGTCGACCTGCGCGACGGCAACCAGGCCCTCATCGACCCGATGAGCCCCGACCGCAAGAAGCGGATGTTCGAGCTGCTCGTGCGGATGGGCTACAAGGAGATCGAGGTCGGCTTCCCGTCGGCGAGCCAGACCGACTTCGACTTCGTGCGGATGCTCATCGAGGACGACATGATCCCCGACGACGTCACCATCCAGGTGCTGACCCAGTGCCGTGACCACCTGGTCGAGCGCACCTTCGACTCGATCCGTGGCGCCAAACAGGCCATCGTGCACTTCTACAACTCGACCTCGATCCTGCAGCGACGGGTGGTGTTCGGCCTCGACCAGGACGGCATCGTCGACATCGCGCTGCAGGCTGCCCGGCTCTGCCGCAAGCTCGAGGAGACCATCCCCGACACGACGGTCTACTACGAGTACAGCCCGGAGTCCTACACCGGCACCGAGCTCGAGTTCGCGGTGCGGATCTGCAACGAGGTGGCCGACGTCATCGACCCGACGCCGGACCACAAGATGATCATCAACCTCCCGGCCACCGTCGAGATGGCCACCCCCAACGTCTATGCCGACTCGATCGAGTGGATGATCCGCCACCTCGAGCGGCGCGACTCCATCGTGGTGAGCCTGCACCCGCACAACGACCGCGGCACCGGTGTCGCGGCCGCCGAGCTGGGCTACCTGGCCGGGGCCGACCGCATCGAGGGGTGCCTGTTCGGCAACGGCGAGCGCACCGGCAACGTCGACCTGGTCACGCTGGGCATGAACCTCTTCAGCCAGGGCATCGACCCGCAGATCGACTTCTCCGACCTGGACGAGATCCGGCGCACGGTGGAGCACTGCAACCAGCTGCCGGTGGGGGAGCGGCACCCGTGGGGCGGCGACCTCGTCTTCACGGCGTTCTCGGGGTCGCACCAGGACGCGATCAAGAAGGGCTTCGAGGACATGGAGCGCCAGGTGGCCTCCAGCGGGAAGTCGATCAACGAGCTGGTCTGGGGCGTCCCCTACCTGCCGATCGACCCGCACGACGTCGGCCGGTCCTACGAGGCCGTCGTCCGGGTCAACAGCCAGTCCGGCAAGGGCGGGGTCGCCTACCTGCTCAAGGCCGAGCACCAGCTCGACCTGCCGCGCCGGCTGCAGATCGAGTTCAGCGGGGTCGTCCAGGCCAAGACCGACAGCGAGGGCGGCGAGGTCAGCGCGGCCGAGCTGTGGACGATCTTCCAGGACGAGTACCTCCCTGCAGTCGACGGTGCGGTCAACTCGTGGGGCCGGTTCACCCCGGTCAGCCACTCGTTGATCAGCGAGCAGGGCGGGGTCGACAAGATCAGCGCCAGCATGCTCGACAACGGCCAGGAGGTCGTGATCGAGGGCACCGGCAACGGACCCATCGCCGCCTTCGTCGACGCCTTGTCCACGCTCGGCGTGGACGTCCGCGTCCTCGACTACGCGGAGCACGCGTTGTCCGCGGGTGGCGACGCCCGCGCCGCGGCCTACGTCGAGTGCGCCGTGGGCGACCGGGTGCTCTGGGGCGTGGGGCTGCACTCCTCGATCGTCAAGGCCTCGTTGACCGCGGTGCTCTCTGCGGTCAACCGGGCCGAGCGGATCGCACCCACCGAGTAG
- a CDS encoding helix-hairpin-helix domain-containing protein, translating into MMIRPDTLAAIKAGDVDLAFRRWDRPRVVVGTRLRTRVGLLEVTSVDKVAASRITAQEARRAGATSVAQLRQMLAAKADKPVWRVGLRHAGADPREQLRASVPEPAEVATIVERLDRLDRASAIGPWTRATLAIIDRSPTVRAPELAAELGRDTPSFKRDVRKLKELGLTESLDIGYRLSPRGVAVVDAESGSARTDRPVAPQGTPLPRIGAPATRALRAQGIWTLEQVRERGLDELATLHGVGPVALRFLREALADTD; encoded by the coding sequence ATGATGATCCGACCGGACACCCTCGCCGCGATCAAGGCCGGCGACGTCGACCTCGCCTTCCGGCGCTGGGACCGGCCGAGGGTCGTCGTGGGCACCCGGCTGCGGACCCGGGTCGGGCTGCTCGAGGTGACCTCGGTGGACAAGGTCGCGGCCTCGCGCATCACTGCGCAGGAGGCACGGCGTGCGGGAGCGACATCGGTCGCCCAGCTGCGCCAGATGCTGGCCGCCAAGGCGGACAAGCCGGTGTGGCGGGTCGGGCTGCGGCACGCGGGCGCCGACCCGCGCGAGCAGCTGCGGGCATCGGTGCCAGAGCCTGCGGAGGTGGCCACCATCGTCGAGCGCCTCGACCGGCTCGACCGCGCGTCGGCGATCGGACCCTGGACGCGAGCCACCCTGGCCATCATCGACCGGTCCCCCACGGTCCGCGCCCCCGAGCTCGCCGCCGAGCTCGGCCGCGATACCCCGAGCTTCAAGCGCGACGTGCGCAAGCTGAAGGAGCTGGGGCTGACCGAGTCGCTCGACATCGGCTACCGCTTGTCGCCGCGTGGGGTGGCCGTCGTCGACGCAGAGTCGGGCAGCGCGCGGACCGACCGGCCGGTTGCACCGCAGGGCACGCCCCTGCCGCGGATCGGTGCGCCCGCGACGAGAGCCCTTCGTGCGCAAGGGATCTGGACCCTCGAACAGGTCCGCGAGCGCGGTCTGGACGAGCTGGCGACCCTGCACGGCGTGGGGCCGGTCGCCCTGCGGTTCCTGCGCGAGGCGTTGGCCGACACCGACTGA
- a CDS encoding alpha-ketoglutarate-dependent dioxygenase AlkB produces MSTFEGATAFQGSLLDTGDDIALHPLTAGLHRTPLSRGAWVDYRPGWLAGADTLFEVLHHEVPWHAERREMYDRMVDVPRLLKFYDEDEPLPHPALTQVRDELSRHYAAELGEPFVTSGLCLYRDGRDSVAWHGDRIGRSKDLDTMVAILSVGSARSLMLRPRGGGSSMGFSLGHGDLVVMGGSCQRTWDHAIPKTTKAVGPRISIQFRPRGVR; encoded by the coding sequence ATGTCCACGTTCGAGGGTGCGACGGCCTTCCAGGGGTCGTTGCTCGACACCGGTGACGACATCGCGCTGCACCCACTGACGGCCGGCCTGCACCGCACGCCACTGAGCCGAGGCGCGTGGGTCGACTACCGGCCGGGCTGGCTCGCGGGGGCCGACACCTTGTTCGAGGTGCTCCACCACGAGGTGCCCTGGCATGCCGAGCGGCGCGAGATGTACGACCGGATGGTCGACGTCCCCCGGCTGCTCAAGTTCTACGACGAGGACGAGCCGCTCCCCCACCCTGCGCTGACCCAGGTCCGCGACGAGCTGAGTCGCCACTACGCCGCCGAGCTCGGCGAGCCGTTCGTCACGTCCGGTCTGTGCCTCTACCGCGACGGTCGCGACTCGGTCGCCTGGCACGGCGACCGGATCGGCCGCTCCAAGGACCTCGACACGATGGTCGCGATCCTCTCGGTGGGGTCGGCCCGGTCGTTGATGCTCCGTCCACGCGGAGGTGGCTCGTCGATGGGTTTCTCCCTCGGCCACGGCGACCTCGTGGTGATGGGTGGCTCGTGCCAGCGCACCTGGGACCACGCGATCCCGAAGACGACCAAGGCGGTCGGGCCCCGCATCTCGATCCAGTTCCGGCCACGCGGCGTCCGCTGA